CACAGGCCGTCGAGCAATTCGACGGCGTCGGCCAGCGGAATCGGATACTCCCACTCGCCGCGCGTCGCGCCCACGTTCGCGCCCTTGATGGTCAGCATCGCCTGTTCGCCCTCGATGCGCACGCGCACCACGCGCTCGCGCGCGGACGACAGATAGCCCTGACGCAGCAGCACCGCCTGGCCCAGGCCGCGCCAGGCATCGCCGGCCAGCAGGAATTTACGCTCGATCTCGACGCCCATGATCAACGCCGTTCAATCGAGCGA
Above is a genomic segment from Janthinobacterium sp. 64 containing:
- a CDS encoding CYTH domain-containing protein, which gives rise to MGVEIERKFLLAGDAWRGLGQAVLLRQGYLSSARERVVRVRIEGEQAMLTIKGANVGATRGEWEYPIPLADAVELLDGLCEQPLIEKVRHRIEHAGMVWEVDEFLGANAGLVVAEIELASEDQAFEKPEWIGAEVSGDARYYNANLIRHPFSQW